CAACCTAAACTTCTAGGAAAGTTCATTAATTAAAGTTTCACAGGTGTTTGTAACAAGGTGTTCAAATTCACCACGTAATGCGTTCATGTGTTTACCGGCAACTTTATGTGGATTTAAATTTGTATCTCATAGTTAGTCATAGTGTAGCAGGTATATGGAGGAAATCAATCTGTTGATCTATTCTTTACTTGAGAACTTCTCAATTAGACATTTACAAACTTTTGATTTTGTATCCTGTGGCCATTCATGTTATGTGTAATGTGGAGAAACATAAGTTTCCTAACTCAAAACTGATTATAAACATCATTATTGAATGATACTGGGAATTGACAAATGATGTGAGAACGTGTCTTAAGTGACATCAATCTAGCAAATTACAAGAAAAGGCTAGCTTAGCTTAGCATCAACAACACTATTATTACAAGGAGTTCTTAGGAAATTCAACttcatcaaaattaaaatcaccATCGAAATCGATAGACTTGACCACGAAATCCATGTCCAAGTACATGTTTGAAACCACATCCTCGTTATCAGACCCCATCTTGGTAGACACACACATTGCTGCAGGGTCACACAAAGCAAAATCATCCTTGAAATCAGACCACAGATGATTAGTCTCCAATGAGGAAAGGTTGTCTGTTAGGTCACTTGGTGTTGGTGTTGGTGTCCCTTCCTTGTATTCTTCTTGTTTTACAATGGGAATTGCTGATGAGCCAAAGAAATCATGGTTTTGCTTGTTTGGGGTCCCAGATTCTGAGCTCACAGTCTGAGATTCCCAATGATCAGAGGAGCCTATGAACATCTGTGGAGGGACCATGCTTTTGCATGTGTGCTGGCCAATGTATGTGGTTTGGTACAGGCGAGGGTTGTCTTGGACTTGCTGGACTTGTTTGGTTGCTCTGCAGTTCTGATCATACTTGCGTGTGCATCGGAAGTAAGCTCTGTCAACCAAAGCCAATGAGATAAATATGTTAGGCTTTTTGTGGTAATTACcaagagaaaaagaacaaagaaaaaatcccAACCCAGAATCAATAAGCATAAATAGAattcagtttttgttttttgttacGTATGGAATTTTGTGAAGTTCTTTATTGATAAAAGTCTATGCATGTTTGGTTCCCTTGTTTCTTTAATGGCTTTCAAAAGCACTGCTGCAATAATTGCTGGGCCCTGCTATTTTAACTTTATGTGGCTTAAAGTATTTGGAAAATAGAAGATAAACTTTATGTGTCTGTCATCCCATCAGACGTGAAATGTGAAcccaactttttttctttggactGAAATGGGAACCCAACTTTGGTTGTTACAATTCCTTCCTTTCGTTTGCAGTTTCGGATTCCCCCTTATTCTTTTATACCAGCGATAATATACTCTAACTTAATCTAATCCGTAGATTTAG
The Prunus dulcis chromosome 2, ALMONDv2, whole genome shotgun sequence DNA segment above includes these coding regions:
- the LOC117617078 gene encoding WRKY DNA-binding transcription factor 70, with the translated sequence MGSNHKRLIKELVEGKKTATELQMLLHKPLGDHGSASAEELVVKIMTSFTESLSVLAAEKKNPGDGHEDHQSGAFGEVYQIKPEPSHSHCDDRSSGDSGESRKVQGSKDRRGCYKRRKTSQSWTTVSPAIEDGRAWRKYGQKEILNAPYPRAYFRCTRKYDQNCRATKQVQQVQDNPRLYQTTYIGQHTCKSMVPPQMFIGSSDHWESQTVSSESGTPNKQNHDFFGSSAIPIVKQEEYKEGTPTPTPSDLTDNLSSLETNHLWSDFKDDFALCDPAAMCVSTKMGSDNEDVVSNMYLDMDFVVKSIDFDGDFNFDEVEFPKNSL